In Sphaeramia orbicularis chromosome 15, fSphaOr1.1, whole genome shotgun sequence, a single genomic region encodes these proteins:
- the fas gene encoding tumor necrosis factor receptor superfamily member 6, whose amino-acid sequence MARKKSRIPIIFTFVLIFVGLSLAIHSSQRKQSRERRQACEEYTYEGRTCCKCGAGLKLKEHCSTPRTESECDLCEDNTFSSVPNSLTTCEPCRPCSQLANLEAATNCTRTSDTVCKCKDHHYCISDTDPCTECRPCTVCDPGVGVKVKCSPTNNTICNEPQGNNVGIGVGIFFILPAFIGVGVFLWMKRKTFPCCGKKDSDSSNNGVVHHEQEMEHLNVNENLKRYIPDIAPEIGWTDMRNIAMGSNIPIGIIESLELDYRQDSQERTIRLLGVWAEAEGREASRKLIQRLRKSSKKGKAERVMEILSVGNSDSSHPPAEVVNID is encoded by the exons ATGGCTCGAAAAAAGTCCAGAATTCCAATAATATTTACCTTTGTTTTGATCTTCGTCGGCCTGTCATT ggCCATTCATTCTTCTCAACGTAAACAAAGTCGTGAGAGAAGGCAGGCATGTGAAGAGTATACTTATGAAGGAAGGACCTGTTGTAAGTGTGGTGCTG GCTTAAAGCTGAAGGAGCACTGCAGCACCCCAAGAACTGAGAGTGAATGTGACCTCTGCGAGGACAACACGTTCAGCAGCGTCCCTAATTCCCTGACGACTTGTGAACCCTGCAGACCCTGCTCACAACTCG CTAATCTGGAGGCGGCTACTAACTGTACTCGTACAAGCGacactgtttgtaaatgtaaagaccACCATTATTGCATCAGTGACACTGATCCCTGTACGGAATGCAGGCCATGTACAGT aTGTGATCCAGGTGTGGGTGTCAAAGTAAAGTGTTCACCTACCAATAACACAATCTGCAACGAACCACAAG gaAATAATGTTGGAATAGGAGTGGGCATATTCTTCATTCTACCTGCTTTCATTGGCGTTGGAGTTTTCCTTTggatgaaaagaaaaactt TCCCATGTTGTGGAAAGAAAGACTCAGACTCCTCGAATAATGGTGTCGTACACCATGAACAG GAGATGGAACATCTTAATG TCAATGAAAATCTGAAACGTTACATCCCTGACATTGCACCAGAGATAGGATGGACGGACATGAGGAACATAGCAATGGGTAGCAACATACCGATCGGTATTATTGAGTCACTTGAGCTGGACTATCGTCAAGATAGTCAGGAGCGGACAATACGCCTCCTTGGGGTCTGGGCAGAGGCAGAGGGGAGAGAAGCCTCGAGGAAACTGATTCAGCGTCTAAGAAAAAGTAGCAAAAAGGGCAAAGCAGAGAGAGTAATGGAAATATTAAGTGTTGGCAACTCTGATAGCTCACATCCACCTGCTGAGGTTGTGAACATTGATTAG